The following proteins come from a genomic window of Botrytis cinerea B05.10 chromosome 14, complete sequence:
- the Bcvps29 gene encoding Bcvps29 translates to MTSRLVLVIGDLHIPDRAIDVPQKFKKLLTPGKIGQTLCLGNLTDRQTYDYLRSITPDLKIVRGRYDTDATSLPLSQVVTHGSLRIGFVEGFTIVAPNEVDLLTAEANKLDVDVLCWGGTHKFDAFELDNKFFINPGSATGAMTTGWMEPGEEIVPSFCLMDVQGLGLTLYVYQLRTSEKGEESVSVEKISYTKVLPPTTAASSST, encoded by the exons ATGACTTCCAGACTCGTCCTCGTAATCGGCGATTTGCACATCCCAGACCGAGCTATTGATGTTCCTCAGAAG TTCAAGAAGCTTCTGACCCCGGGAAAAATTGGCCAAACTCTCTGTCTCGGAAATCTCACCGATCGTCAAACCTACGACTATCTCCGCTCCATAACCCCCGATCTGAAGATCGTTCGCGGCCGCTACGATACCGATGCTACCTCTCTTCCACTCTCCCAAGTCGTGACACATGGCTCTCTTCGCATTGGCTTCGTTGAAGGCTTTACCATTGTTGCGCCCAACGAGGTTGATTTATTGACTGCCGAAGCCAATAAATTGGACGTTGATGTATTGTGCTGGGGAGGAACTCATAAGTTTGATGCCTTCGAACTTGACAATAAGTTCTTCATCAATCCCGGAAGTGCGACTGGTGCAATGACTACGGGCTGGATGGAGCCGGGTGAGGAGATCGTTCCTAGTTTTTGTTTGATGGAT GTTCAAGGTCTCGGTCTCACCCTCTACGTCTACCAACTGCGCACCAGCGAAAAGGGCGAAGAATCCGTCTCCGTCGAGAAGATCTCCTACACCAAGGTCCTCCCTCCCACCACTGCCGCCTCCAGTTCCACATAA
- the Bcvps29 gene encoding Bcvps29, producing MSPTPSIKSLQLALQPTKYDPIALPNSELLTGAVEYPTRKSSLANLPPDKKPTTMTSRLVLVIGDLHIPDRAIDVPQKFKKLLTPGKIGQTLCLGNLTDRQTYDYLRSITPDLKIVRGRYDTDATSLPLSQVVTHGSLRIGFVEGFTIVAPNEVDLLTAEANKLDVDVLCWGGTHKFDAFELDNKFFINPGSATGAMTTGWMEPGEEIVPSFCLMDVQGLGLTLYVYQLRTSEKGEESVSVEKISYTKVLPPTTAASSST from the exons ATGTCACCAACTCCATCAATCAAGAGCTTACAGCTTGCTCTCCAACCCACCAAATACGATCCCATTGCATTACCCAATTCCGAGCTCCTTACCGGCGCCGTCGAATATCCCACTCGAAAGTCAAGCCTAGCCAATCTCCCTCCCGATAAGAAACCTACCACCATGACTTCCAGACTCGTCCTCGTAATCGGCGATTTGCACATCCCAGACCGAGCTATTGATGTTCCTCAGAAG TTCAAGAAGCTTCTGACCCCGGGAAAAATTGGCCAAACTCTCTGTCTCGGAAATCTCACCGATCGTCAAACCTACGACTATCTCCGCTCCATAACCCCCGATCTGAAGATCGTTCGCGGCCGCTACGATACCGATGCTACCTCTCTTCCACTCTCCCAAGTCGTGACACATGGCTCTCTTCGCATTGGCTTCGTTGAAGGCTTTACCATTGTTGCGCCCAACGAGGTTGATTTATTGACTGCCGAAGCCAATAAATTGGACGTTGATGTATTGTGCTGGGGAGGAACTCATAAGTTTGATGCCTTCGAACTTGACAATAAGTTCTTCATCAATCCCGGAAGTGCGACTGGTGCAATGACTACGGGCTGGATGGAGCCGGGTGAGGAGATCGTTCCTAGTTTTTGTTTGATGGAT GTTCAAGGTCTCGGTCTCACCCTCTACGTCTACCAACTGCGCACCAGCGAAAAGGGCGAAGAATCCGTCTCCGTCGAGAAGATCTCCTACACCAAGGTCCTCCCTCCCACCACTGCCGCCTCCAGTTCCACATAA